A portion of the Pseudomonas sp. PSE14 genome contains these proteins:
- a CDS encoding O-succinylhomoserine sulfhydrylase: MAQEWEAGRLDSDLEGVGFDTLAVRAGQRRTPEAEHGEGLFTTSSYVFRSAADAAARFAGEVPGNVYSRYTNPTVRTFEERIAALEGAEQAVATSTGMSAILSLVMSLCSAGDHVLVSRSVFGSTISLFEKYFKRFGIEVDYPPLSDLAAWEAACKPNTKLFFVESPSNPLAELVDIAALADIAHAKGALLAVDNCFCTPALQQPLKLGADVVIHSATKYIDGQGRTMGGVVAGRRAQMEPVVGFLRTAGPTLSPFNAWIFIKGLETLRVRMQAHSASAQQVAEWLEQQPGVERVYYAGLPSHPQHELAKRQQKGFGAVVSFEVKGDKAAAWRCIDATRMISITTNLGDTKTTIAHPATTSHGRLSPQERENAGIRDNLIRVAVGLEDVADITADLARGLAAL, from the coding sequence ACTACTTCCAGCTACGTGTTCCGCAGCGCCGCCGATGCGGCCGCGCGTTTTGCCGGTGAAGTGCCGGGCAACGTCTATTCGCGCTACACCAATCCCACGGTGCGCACTTTCGAGGAGCGCATCGCCGCGCTGGAAGGCGCCGAGCAGGCGGTGGCCACCTCCACCGGCATGTCGGCGATTCTTTCCCTGGTGATGAGCCTGTGCAGCGCCGGTGACCATGTGCTGGTCTCGCGCAGCGTATTCGGTTCGACCATCAGCCTGTTCGAGAAGTACTTCAAGCGCTTCGGCATCGAAGTGGACTACCCGCCGCTGAGCGATCTTGCGGCCTGGGAAGCGGCCTGCAAGCCGAACACCAAGCTGTTCTTCGTCGAATCGCCGTCCAACCCGCTGGCCGAACTGGTGGACATCGCCGCCCTGGCCGATATCGCCCACGCCAAGGGCGCGCTGCTGGCGGTGGACAACTGCTTCTGTACCCCGGCGCTGCAGCAGCCGCTGAAGTTGGGTGCGGATGTGGTGATCCACTCCGCAACCAAGTACATCGACGGCCAGGGCCGCACCATGGGCGGCGTGGTCGCCGGTCGCCGCGCGCAGATGGAGCCCGTCGTCGGCTTCCTGCGTACCGCCGGCCCGACCCTGAGCCCATTCAACGCCTGGATCTTCATCAAGGGTCTGGAAACCCTGCGCGTGCGCATGCAGGCCCACAGCGCTTCGGCCCAGCAGGTCGCCGAGTGGCTGGAGCAGCAGCCGGGCGTGGAGCGCGTGTACTACGCGGGTCTGCCCAGCCATCCGCAGCACGAACTGGCCAAGCGTCAGCAGAAGGGCTTCGGTGCGGTGGTGAGCTTCGAGGTGAAGGGCGACAAGGCTGCGGCCTGGCGCTGCATCGATGCCACCCGGATGATCTCCATCACCACCAACCTGGGTGACACCAAGACCACCATCGCCCACCCGGCCACCACCTCCCATGGTCGCCTGTCGCCGCAGGAGCGCGAGAACGCCGGTATCCGTGACAACCTGATCCGCGTTGCCGTGGGCCTGGAAGATGTCGCTGACATCACGGCCGACCTGGCGCGGGGCCTGGCTGCCCTGTGA
- a CDS encoding SDR family oxidoreductase yields MSATELFGNGRVALVTGAARGIGLGVSAWLIAEGWQVVLADIDRERGPKVAQALGERAGFVALDVANEVQVAAAVAEVIGQYGRLDALVSNAAIARPHNTPLEGLGLNEWNRALAVNLTGPMLLAKHCAPYLRAHNGSIVNIASTRAHQSEPNSEAYAASKGGLLSLTHALASSLGPEIRVNAISPGWIDARDLRVREAEPLTELDHDQHLVGRVGTVEDVAAAVSWLVGEGAGFVTGQELVIDGGMTCKMIYLD; encoded by the coding sequence GTGAGCGCGACGGAACTCTTCGGCAATGGCCGCGTCGCCCTGGTAACGGGTGCGGCGCGTGGCATCGGCCTGGGCGTTAGCGCCTGGCTGATCGCCGAAGGCTGGCAAGTGGTGCTGGCGGACATCGACCGCGAGCGCGGGCCGAAAGTGGCCCAGGCACTGGGTGAGCGGGCCGGTTTCGTGGCGCTGGACGTGGCCAACGAGGTGCAGGTGGCGGCAGCGGTCGCTGAGGTGATCGGCCAGTACGGCCGTCTCGATGCGCTGGTGAGCAACGCCGCCATCGCCCGGCCGCACAACACCCCCCTTGAAGGCCTGGGCCTGAACGAGTGGAACCGCGCCCTGGCGGTGAATCTCACCGGCCCGATGCTGCTCGCCAAGCACTGTGCGCCATACCTGCGCGCGCACAACGGCAGCATCGTCAACATCGCCTCGACCCGGGCACACCAGTCCGAGCCGAATTCCGAAGCCTATGCGGCGAGCAAGGGCGGTCTGCTGTCGCTGACCCACGCCCTGGCCAGCAGCCTGGGGCCGGAGATTCGCGTCAACGCGATTTCCCCGGGCTGGATCGATGCCCGCGACCTGCGCGTGCGGGAGGCCGAGCCGTTGACCGAGCTGGACCATGACCAGCACCTGGTCGGCCGGGTCGGGACGGTGGAAGACGTTGCGGCGGCGGTTTCCTGGCTGGTCGGCGAGGGGGCCGGATTCGTCACCGGGCAGGAACTGGTGATCGATGGCGGCATGACGTGCAAGATGATCTACCTCGACTGA